One stretch of Coregonus clupeaformis isolate EN_2021a unplaced genomic scaffold, ASM2061545v1 scaf1684, whole genome shotgun sequence DNA includes these proteins:
- the LOC121548193 gene encoding palmitoyltransferase ZDHHC1, with product MDVCNPNPNRTAPVSEAGPRRDRPLCSRTNGWSWPPHPFQLLAWLLYLFYAVTGFGVFVPLLPSHWIPAGYICTGIMFACHLFVHLMAVSIDPADYNVRAKSYHGPVPEFDRTKHAHVIENCHCYLCEVDV from the exons ATGGATGTGtgtaaccccaaccccaaccgtACGGCCCCAGTGAGTGAGGCTGGGCCCCGGCGGGACCGGCCTCTGTGCTCCAGGACCAACGGGTGGAGCTGGCCTCCTCACCCCTTCCAGCTGCTGGCATggctcctctacctcttctaTGCTGTCACCGGGTTTGGAGTGTTCGTCCCCCTGCTTCCCTCCCACTGGATCCCTGCTGGCTACATC TGCACGGGCATCATGTTTGCGTGTCACCTGTTTGTCCACCTGATGGCTGTTTCCATCGACCCCGCGGACTACAACGTCAGGGCCAAGAGCTACCACGGCCCCGTGCCCGAGTTCGACCGCACGAAACATGCACACGTCATCGAGAACTGCCACTGCTACCTCTGTGAAGTAGACGTGTGA